A stretch of the Triplophysa dalaica isolate WHDGS20190420 chromosome 19, ASM1584641v1, whole genome shotgun sequence genome encodes the following:
- the lrfn4a gene encoding leucine-rich repeat and fibronectin type-III domain-containing protein 4 encodes MPRTPPGSPARGTEVLQEQDTKWRYPSPTIPISTIHVNPMPQSTILWLGLIGFVLLRSGPVVLAGETWGMVSICPIHCVCRNLSESLSTLCVNKGLLFVPPNIDRRTVELRLADNYIVEVGGTDFANMTGLVDLTLSRNTIHALKPFAFSDLESLRSLHLDTNRLTVVGPQDLTGLVNLQHLIINNNQLTNISADAFDDFLLTLEDLDLSYNNLRRVPWEAIQNMASLHTLNLDHNLIDQIAEGSFGELFKLSRLDMTSNRLQTLPPDPLFSRSQIGVVSPTPYNSIISLNFGGNPLHCNCELLWLRRLIREDDMETCATPIHLAGRYFWSIPEEEFTCEPPLITRNTNKLWVLEGQRATLKCRAIGDPEPVIHWVSPDDRIMANTSRIRSYYNGTLDFLVTRARDDGTYTCIAINAAGESTALVDLKIIPLPHRGNVTISLINQRDPGSSDISSGRGGIDGVGNGVVTVRNVTGGKAESGEKGFGSNGGNENLVGVLGVTSSSAQIRWKMGRSSTPFLVWMYQIQYNSTADDALVYRILPPASNSFLLKNLVSGADYSLCVLAIFDDGISSLATTKVLGCIQFSTKEDYPECRSLHAHFLGGTLTVMVGGVVVVTLLVFTVAMMVRHRVCGECRDDANRSGKFLPAKGVDVYAQTNGNNSMMMVALPNRVLAQRSKATQDKNKSGSAPKPKQSPEPHRGQSVDTCGGGEGAAKEKCFSPHTPENERLTLYYSPSNTLPLPTHKRTGRLKLRKSLETEGDVDMGLGGGRVSLALTQDGEEERDEESDLGRALRTKRSCSFDVGEITTTTSCYGYAKRLSVIWTRRSQSLHGMLVHCTSTTSTSSTGSEQYGHALTQNYLHAFASNNSSNSNCNSTSNSNSSMTVNPRDLEESVV; translated from the exons ATGCCACGCACACCACCAGGAAGTCCAGCAAGAGGAACCGAAGTGTTGCAAGAACAGGACACGAAATGGAGATATCCTTCACCAACTATTCCCATCAGCACAATACATGTCAACCCCATGCCACAATCAACAATTCTCTGGCTAGGCCTCATAGGCTTTGTACTGTTGAGAAGCGGACCAGTTGTGTTGGCAGGCGAGACGTGGGGCATGGTGTCAATCTGCCCGATCCACTGTGTGTGTCGGAATTTATCAGAGTCTCTGAGCACATTGTGTGTGAATAAAGGTCTTCTTTTCGTGCCACCGAACATTGATCGCCGCACTGTGGAGCTCCGTCTTGCTGACAATTACATTGTGGAAGTGGGAGGTACCGACTTTGCCAATATGACAGGACTGGTCGACCTGACACTGTCACGTAACACCATCCATGCTCTAAAACCATTTGCCTTCTCTGATCTGGAGAGTTTGCGTTCGCTTCACCTGGACACCAACCGTCTCACTGTGGTGGGACCTCAGGATCTGACAGGTCTTGTTAACCTtcaacatctcatcatcaacaaCAACCAGCTAACCAACATCTCAGCAGATGCTTTTGATGATTTCTTACTAACTTTGGAGGATCTGGATCTTTCCTACAACAACCTCCGGAGGGTTCCTTGGGAAGCTATTCAAAACATGGCTAGCCTGCACACCTTAAATTTGGACCACAACCTCATAGACCAAATAGCTGAGGGTTCTTTCGGCGAGCTCTTCAAACTCTCCCGTCTGGATATGACCTCAAACAGATTACAGACTCTTCCTCCCGATCCGCTGTTTTCCAGATCCCAGATTGGGGTTGTCAGTCCGACTCCATACAATTCCATCATCAGCCTTAACTTTGGGGGCAATCCCCTGCACTGCAACTGTGAGCTGTTGTGGCTACGACGACTGATCCGTGAAGACGACATGGAGACATGTGCCACACCTATTCATTTGGCAGGCCGCTACTTCTGGTCAATCCCAGAAGAAGAGTTTACCTGCGAACCTCCACTAATCACCCGTAATACCAACAAGTTGTGGGTGCTGGAGGGTCAAAGGGCCACGCTTAAATGCAGAGCAATCGGTGATCCCGAGCCAGTTATTCATTGGGTGTCACCAGATGACCGTATAATGGCCAACACAAGTCGCATTCGCTCGTACTACAATGGCACGTTGGATTTTTTAGTGACCCGTGCCAGGGATGACGGCACCTATACGTGCATCGCCATCAATGCTGCAGGGGAATCCACAGCTTTGGTGGATTTAAAGATCATCCCTCTGCCCCACCGAGGGAATGTTACAATATCCCTAATCAACCAGAGAGACCCTGGATCCTCTGATATTAGCAGTGGGCGGGGAGGGATTGATGGGGTAGGGAATGGTGTGGTGACTGTAAGGAACGTCACCGGGGGTAAGGCAGAATCTGGAGAGAAGGGATTTGGCAGCAATGGAGGAAACGAGAACTTGGTTGGAGTTTTGGGTGTGACATCTAGTTCAGCCCAGATCCGCTGGAAAATGGGTAGATCCTCAACTCCTTTCTTGGTTTGGATGTACCAAATCCAGTACAACAGCACAGCAGACGATGCACTTGTTTACAG AATTCTGCCTCCAGCTAGTAACAGTTTCCTGCTGAAAAACCTGGTGTCAGGAGCAGACTACAGCCTGTGCGTCTTGGCCATATTTGATGATGGCATCTCCTCCCTGGCTACAACAAAGGTGTTGGGTTGCATCCAGTTCAGCACTAAAGAGGACTACCCAGAATGCCGTTCTCTGCATGCTCACTTCCTGGGCGGCACGCTGACAGTGATGGTGGGTGGCGTGGTGGTGGTAACCCTTCTGGTCTTCACCGTGGCCATGATGGTTCGCCATCGCGTCTGCGGCGAGTGTCGAGATGATGCCAACAGGTCGGGTAAGTTTTTGCCAGCCAAAGGCGTGGATGTTTATGCCCAGACGAACGGAAACAACAGCATGATGATGGTGGCGCTGCCAAATAGAGTCTTGGCCCAAAGATCAAAAGCAACACAGGACAAAAACAAGTCTGGCTCGGCACCCAAACCAAAACAGAGCCCGGAGCCGCACCGTGGCCAGAGCGTGGACACGTGCGGTGGGGGTGAAGGTGCAGCGAAGGAAAAATGTTTCAGCCCTCACACACCAGAGAACGAAAGATTGACACTCTACTACTCCCCGAGTAACACGCTTCCCCTACCGACACACAAGCGAACTGGTAGGCTCAAGTTACGGAAGTCTCTGGAGACAGAGGGAGATGTGGACATGGGGCTGGGGGGTGGGCGAGTCTCTCTTGCATTGACGCAGGATGGAGAGGAAGAACGAGACGAAGAGTCAGACTTGGGGAGGGCTCTGAGAACCAAACGAAGCTGCTCTTTCGACGTGGGTGAAATCACCACCACCACCAGCTGCTACGGCTACGCCAAGCGGCTGAGCGTCATCTGGACCCGTCGTAGTCAGTCGCTGCATGGCATGCTGGTCCACTGCACCTCCACCACCAGCACATCCAGCACGGGCAGCGAGCAGTACGGTCACGCTCTGACACAAAACTATCTACATGCCTTTGCTTCAAACAACTCCTCAAACTCCAACTGTAACTCGACTTCTAACTCCAACAGTAGCATGACTGTCAACCCAAGAGACCTGGAGGAAAGTGTGGTGTAG